GGACTATGGCATCGATGGGTGGAAGGCCTCGCGCGAAGTACTCGAGGCTACGTTCCTGAAAATTATCGAGAAGAATCTTGACCGGCAGCGGCAGGCGGCGGAGCAGATGAAAGGGGTCGTGTCTCACTATGGCCCCTTGATCACGGAGGCGCCCTATAAGGGGCTGGCTCGAGAAATATGGGAGCGCATTGCCGGCTCTTAAGCGTCAGACCACGAGGAGACTTGCTGATGGGGCTGCTTTCTAAGTATCGATTTTTCTGGAAAACCGAGGCTCCTGCGAAACTGTACTGGCGGTATCCTCTGTTTTCCTTTAGGAGAAGGCTGTCCAAGAGAGTTGATCTTGAGATGAATTCAAAAATGTCGATGGAGTTGGATGGTCTTGGGCAATTCTCTTCGAGGTTTTTTGACGGGAACGCCGCTCAATGGATCCAGGTCTTTGAACGCGAGCGGTTCTGCGGGAGAAAGCTGAACATCTTGGAGATCGGGTCATGGGAAGGAAGGTCAACGGTTTTCTTGATGCATTACTTTCCTAGTGCCGAAATCACTTGCGTCGATACGTGGAAGGGGAGCGACGAGCATGTTGGGGACGAGAGGCTAAAGAGTGTTGAGGAAAGGTTCGATTCGAATGTTGCGCGGTTCGGGGGAAGGGTGCGGAAGTTTAAAGGGACATCGCTTCAGTTTTTTTCCGGCACGGACCTGACAGAAAAGTACGATCTTGTCTATGTGGATGGATCGCACCATGCGGATGACGTCATGTGCGATATCCTGAACGCATTTCGGTGCCTGAAATCGAACGGCCTCATGATTTGCGATGATTACTTGTGGGATTGGTACCCTAACGTCCGGCACAATCCTGCCATGGCCATCAATTATCTCCTCAGGCAGAAGAAGGGTGAGTGCGAAATTCTCAATGTGACCGGTACGCAAATTACCGTCAAGAAGCTTGGCGTGGATAGGCACTCCATGGGGGCCGGGAGCATTGTATGAGTCACACCAGGTCCGCAAAGTCAGTGAGTCTTGTGATTCCCGTCTATAACCAGCTGGACTATACGAAGCAGTGTCTCGAATCCATTGCCCGTTGCACCGATCAGCCCTATGAACTCATCATCGTGGATAATGCCTCGAGCGACGGGACGCAGGAGTTTTTGCGCGACGTGAAGGCGACTGTCATCACGAATCCACGTAACCTCGGCTGCGCCAAGGCCTGGAACCAGGGAGTGCGAGCCAGCCATGGGGATGTCATCGGCATTTTGAATAACGACATTATCGTGACGAAGGGCTGGATCGAAGGGTTGGTGAAGTTCATGGAGCAGGAGGGACACGGGATTGTGAGCCCCGCTGCGCGCGAGGGATATTTAAATTACGATTTAGACGCCTATGCCGTTGAGTTTACGCAATCATGCAAGGATGCCACGAGGGCAGAGTTGTATGGAGCCTGTCTGGTGATCAATCGCGACGTGTTTGATCGTATTGGTTTGTTCGACGAAGCGTTTGCCTATGGGGGTTGCGAAGACATCGATTTTTTTTGGCGCGCAAAGGCAGCCGGGTTTTCCGCTGGCCTGACAGGATCGGTCCTCATTCACCATTTCAGCATGGTGACGCAGGATGCCATCAAGCGATCAGAAACCAAGGTCTATCCCGCCGAGAATCTCGCCCATTTCAAAAAGAAGTGGAACCGAACCGTGCGAGGCAATTGGGCTGCCAGGCGCTGGGCCGACCTCAAGCACAAATGGGTCAGACGGTATGAGCGATTGCGCTACGGGCATACGCTGATCGAGAAGTGTTACGGACAGGGATGAATGTTAGGCGGTTGTAGACGGATGGGATGCCTCCGAGCCGCCGATCGGGTGTCTTTGCTCCATGCACCCCTTTCAA
This genomic window from Nitrospirota bacterium contains:
- a CDS encoding glycosyltransferase family 2 protein, which translates into the protein MSHTRSAKSVSLVIPVYNQLDYTKQCLESIARCTDQPYELIIVDNASSDGTQEFLRDVKATVITNPRNLGCAKAWNQGVRASHGDVIGILNNDIIVTKGWIEGLVKFMEQEGHGIVSPAAREGYLNYDLDAYAVEFTQSCKDATRAELYGACLVINRDVFDRIGLFDEAFAYGGCEDIDFFWRAKAAGFSAGLTGSVLIHHFSMVTQDAIKRSETKVYPAENLAHFKKKWNRTVRGNWAARRWADLKHKWVRRYERLRYGHTLIEKCYGQG
- a CDS encoding class I SAM-dependent methyltransferase translates to MGLLSKYRFFWKTEAPAKLYWRYPLFSFRRRLSKRVDLEMNSKMSMELDGLGQFSSRFFDGNAAQWIQVFERERFCGRKLNILEIGSWEGRSTVFLMHYFPSAEITCVDTWKGSDEHVGDERLKSVEERFDSNVARFGGRVRKFKGTSLQFFSGTDLTEKYDLVYVDGSHHADDVMCDILNAFRCLKSNGLMICDDYLWDWYPNVRHNPAMAINYLLRQKKGECEILNVTGTQITVKKLGVDRHSMGAGSIV